The following is a genomic window from Nitrospira sp..
ACAAACATGACCGTCTGCCCCCGTTCGCGAAACGCGGCCGCTTCTTCCTCCAATACCTCTAGAGTCCGCCCCACCACACCGCCGCGGTCGCTCAAGAATGCCGCGGTCCCAATCGCCACCGACTGGCCGTCGACGATGCCGGTCACACCCTTTCCGGTAACGGCTAGAAACTCCTTCACTGAAGCCAACGCGATGCCGCGCGCCCTCGCACCGGAGACAATGGCCTCGGCCAACGGATGTTCACTGCCCTGTTCGAGGCTGGCGGCGCAGCGCAACACATCTCGATCGCTATAGGGCGGCACAAACCGGACCGAGGCCAGCACCGGCCTCCCTTCGGTCAATGTGCCGGTCTTGTCGAAGACGATCGTATCCACACGTCCGAGGACTTCCAACGCTTCCGCGTTCTTGACCAACACCCCAGCCGTCGCGCCGCGCCCGGTTCCCACCATAATGGACATCGGTGTCGCCAGACCCAACGCGCAGGGACAGGCGATGATGAGCACCGCCACGGCATTCACCAGCGCATAGGCCAGCTTCGGTTCCGGCCCGAGCCAGATCCAAGCCACGGCGGTCAGCACAGCTGCGCCCACGACGAGCGGAACAAAATAGCCGGCGGCCGCATCGGCCACTCGTTGGATCGGCGCCCGGCTCCGCTGCGCGTCGCTGACCATCTGCACGATGCGCGCGAGCAGCGTATCGCGACCGACCTTCTGCGCCTGCATTACCAAACTGCCGGTCCCATTCATCGTGCCGCCGGTCACCATCGAACCAACGGTCTTCTCCACTGGAATCGATTCGCCGGTCATCATGGATTCATCGACGGCAGAACCGCCATCGACCACCCTGCCATCGACGGGAATACGCTCGCCAGGCCGCACTCGCAACCGGTCGCCGATCTGCACCTGATCGAGGGGAATATCGACTTCCCGGCCATCCCGCACAACCCGCGCCGTCTTCGGAGCCAATCGCAACAGCCCCTTGATGGAAGAAGACGTCTGGCTCCGGGCGCGAAGTTCCAGAATCTGGCCGAGCAGCACCAGCACCGTAATCATCGCAGCCGCTTCAAAGTACACCGCGACGCCGCCGCCATGCTGATGAAAGGACGCCGGCAACCACTCAGGAATGACCGTGCCGACGGTGCTGAATCCATAGGCGGCGCCAGTACCGATGGCGATCAGCGTAAACATGTTGGGCGCCCGATTGACGATCGAAGCCCACCCGCGCTGAAAAAACGGAAACCCACCCCATAGCACGACTGGCGTCGCCAGCAGCCATTGCACCCAATTCAATCGCGCGCCGCCCAGCCACTGATGCAGCGGTTGTCTCGGAATCATATCCGACATGGCAAGGATCATCACCGCCACCGCCGGACCGAGACTCCACCAAAACCGGCGGCTCATATCGTCGAGCTCCGGATTCGGCCCCTCTTCCATCGTCACGATCTTCGGCTCTAGCGCCATCCCGCAAATACGGCATGCGCCTGGCTTCGTCTCAAGGATCTCGGGATCCATCGGACAGATGTATTCGACTGCCGCACCAGCTGGGACCGCAACCTCGCGAGCAGGGCGCTGGTCAGGCGGCAACACGTAGTAGGCGGGATCGTTCTTGAACTTCGTCAGGCAGCTCGTCGCACAGAAATAATAGGTCTTCCTTTCATGGACGTGCGAGCCAGCCGCGGTTTCCGGCTGTACCGTCATGCCACAGACCGGATCGAGCGCACCGCCGGCGGCAGGCACCGCCGGCATCATCATCGGGAGCGGTTTTCGCGCAGTGGAAGAGATTGGCATTGTGAGAAGAGGAGCCTGAACCTTTTGCAAGGCCTTCTCGGGATCGGCACTGAACCGATCCAGACAGGAGGTCGCGCAAAAATAGTACGTCTGCTCCCGGTACTCAAACCGGCCGGCCGCCTTGTTCGGATCGACCGTCATGCCGCAAATTGGATCGATCGCCATCTTCCCTCGAAAAGCACTAAGCCTGAGGTGCTGAGTGCTTGGGGTTCAGGCTCTCCCCACCTCAGCACTCAGGACTTTCGCATTTACTTCTTCTTGTCTGCATCCAGAATGCTATGGATGACCAATTTCAAATTATCCGGATCGATCTGCTCGACTTTGATATTGCCATCGATCAAGACCGTCGGCGTCTGCTGCACCTTGATGCGCTCGCCCCATTTCTTGCTCTCTTCTAACGCCTTGGCTGGCTTGCCGCTCGCCATCCCTTCTTCAAACGCCTTGGGATCGAGGCCAACTTCCTTGATCAGGACTTCGCGCAGCGCACGATCCAGCACACCGGTCACTTTTTCGGTATGAATCGTCCGGAAGAGGACCTTCTTCATCTCATCGCCCTTGCCCATGGTTCTGGCCTGCTCATACATATCGAACGGCGTCGGCAATTTCCCTTGGAAGACCGGGAATCCCACCATCGTAACTTCGAGCTTGTCGCCGAATTCCTTCTTGAGAAGCGCCACGCCCTCGCCGTCGAAGCGGTGGCAATGGGGACAGTAGAAATCGGCAAATTCGATCATCTTCACTTTTCCCGGCTGATGCGTGGACTTTTCGTCCTTGAGGATTTCGAACTTCCCCTTTAACTCAGGCGCCGCCGCCGAAACTCCCGCGAAAGCGCCCAGCGCCAGAACGGCGCCCACGACCGCGAGCGCGCCACGCCATCCCCACTTGCTGCTATGCGTCATGTCCTGCTCCTTTCGAAATTGTCTACCCATGCGCTCCATTATAACGGATACCCGCGCCACCTGCCCTCTGTTATACTGGGCCTATGCGCAGACGCCACCTCTTCTTCCTTAGCGCGCTGCTCCTTGGCGCCACCGGCTGTGCGGCGAGCCACGAGTCCGCCGACAGCGCCCAGCCCCCCCAGATCGCGTTTGCACAGATCAAAGCCGCGCCCGATTCGTATAAAAACCAAACCGTCACTTGGGGTGGGGAAGTCTTGAACGCGCGGCGCCTGAAGGAGGGAACCCGCATCGAGATCCTGCAACTCCCGCTCAACTCGTCGCTCCAGCCCACGACGGAACTGAATCAGTCGCAGGGCCGTTTTGTCGCGCTGCAACGGGAATTCCTCGATCCCGCCACCATTCCAGCGGGAACGTTTGTCACGGTCACCGGAGACATCGCCGGCTCCATCACCCTGCCGCTGGACGAAACAGACTATGCCTACCCAATCGTCGAGCTCAAAACCATGAAAGTCTGGGTGCGGACAGAAGAACAACCGGTCCGCATTCGGCCATACATGGGACCGGGTCCATACTGGGGGCCCTATTGGTCTCCCTACTGGAGACCCTGGCCCTATTAGTGATGCGCCTTACCGGAACGTCGATCCGACGATCCGCTCCACCCGATCGTCCCGCCCGCCGAGCTCCCGATACTTGCGATATTGCGCCAGCGCGCGCGGCATATCTTTCCGGTGCAACTCATAGAAGACACCGAAGTTATAGTGCGCTTCGGCATACTCCGGCTTCAACGCCACGGCCGCGGCATACTCGCGCTCCGCGTCGTCCAGCTGTCCCATGCTCGTGTAGACCACGCCTAAACTTAAATGCGCCTCCGCATAGGCCGGCTGATACCGAAGCACTTCCAAAAATTCCCGCTCGGCTTCGGTAGATTTCCCCTGGCTGCGATAGATAAAGCCCAAATTGTAGTGCGCATCAACCAGCTCCGGCTTTGCCGCCACCGCCTGCTTGTAGGCGTAGGCCGCTTCCACCAGATCGTTCCGCTTTTCCGCCATCCGCCCAGTCGCATACCAGGCATCGGCATGTTTAGGATGAGCTTTCGTCAGCCGGGCCAACATCTCCGCCGCGGCCTTTGTCTCGCCGGCATGATCCTGCAGCCTCGCGAGAGAAAAGAGCCCGTCGGCATGCGACGGCTGAATCGCCAACAGCCCTTGGTACGTCTTGATTGCGGACGGCATGTCCCGCTGCGACTCATACAGTTTGGCCAGATCTAGATAGGACTCCGCATGCTTGGGATCGGCTTCAATCGCCTTTGTCAGCGCCTGCTGCGCCTCGGCTTGCTTGCCCTGCGCGGCATAGACTTCGGCGAGATCGTTGAGCGCCTCGGCGAAGGCCGGCTTCACTTTGAGCGCGCGCACAAATGCCTCCGCCGCTTCGGACGGTTTTCGGCTTTTCAACAAGACGAGTCCCTGGAGATGAAGCGCCTGGGGGGACGCAGGATTGAGATGTAGCGCCTTCTGCACCGCCTCGTCTGCCGCTTTGAGGTCGCCGCGCGCCAGCGCGGCGCGTGTCAAATCCAGCTCATGCTGAGCCACATCCTGAGAGGACGCGACGGAAACGGAATGGGAGACAGGGGAAAAGAAGCATGCGCAGCAGAAACCGAGGACGGTCGCAACCTGAATTCGGCGGCCTGCAATCAAGGCGTGCCCCCCTTCCGCGAAAAACGATTCTCATCGGACTATAAACGGGCCGCAGGAGGGAAATCAATGCGCGGGCGGGACACAGCCGAACGACGGAGAGCGGCGCCAAAACGGCGCCGCTCTCGCAACAACCATGCGCCTACTTGATCAACAACAGCCTTCCACTGGCGCCAGTGGGATTGAGATGATCCCCGTACATAAACACACTGCCGGCCGCGTACAACAGATCGCTCGTCGGGATGCCGATATATTTCGTCTCTCCCGCCTTGAGCACAATCTTCACGTTCAAAACCGTCGGCGCCGATTGATTCTCCGCTGCCGTCATCTTAAATCCTCGTTCCACGGCAGACTTGTTGGTCACCCGGACCAACACCGGCGTGCCCGGCCGGTTCTTCATGTCCAATACCGAGGTCGGCGGATACAGAATCTTCAACGCCCCGACTTCCGTCGCATAGATGTCGAGATCGACCGGCAATTCCTTGAACGCCTGGCCGACGACCGACCCGGTCTCCAAATCGCCGACTTCGACACCGCCCGATTGCAACGCCCAGGCGCCTGGACTCATGGCCGCCACAGACACCCATCCAATACAGCCGATGATAACTCTGTGCAACATACAGAACCTCCCCATAGGTTAGAGCGATAAAGACGAACCCTGTTCAGACAACAGGCAGGACGGCAACTCGGCCTCTTGCAAGACCTGCCCGCCCGGAACCTGCTCACCCACCATCGGCACAAGCCTGCGCACTCGTTTCGTATGCTTAAGAAACCGCCCGCTCGCCACCGTCGCGACTTCGCGCGAACCATCAGTCTGGAGTCGACCGTCCCCAATGGCGACGGAATAGAAGACAACGCATTCAAACGCTCGATTGAACACCTGTGCCCGCAGAACGTGTTCGACCGTCACGCCCTGGGCAAAACCCGGCAAGCTGAAGAGTAGGCCACTGCATAACAGACTGGCGGCAACCAGCACCGGCATAGGACGCCCTCCAACCAGGAGAGGACGTTATAGAAGTTCGTCAAAACCCTGTCTACCGATGGACGCTCACGATTGCCAACTAGTGCTACAGATGACAGATTCATGGACTCGGCTAGACCGTTCGCTCCCCCAGCGCCTGAACCACTTCCAACCGCGCGGCCCGCACCGCCGGGATGAGCCCGCCGACGACCCCCATGCCCACGGCGAACAGCACGCCTTGTCCGGCCATGCCTGGAGACAGCTGAAACCCGAACACCAGTTCGGTTCCTGTCTCCCAGTTCACCGTAGAGATCGTAACGGAATTCAGCAGGGCAGCGCCCACAACGCCTAGCAGGCCGCCGACAAGGCCAAGTCCGATCGATTCGAGCAGAAAGGCCTGAAGGATATTGCGGCGGGTAAACCCAAGCGTGCGGAGCGTGCCGATTTCGGTCGTGCGATGGGCAACCGACGCTGACATGGTCATCGCCGCCCCGAGAATCGCGCCAACGCTAAACACCACGGTTAAAAACAGTCCCGTCACGCGAATCATTCTCGCCAGCCCCTCAGCCTTCCCTTCGTAGTACTCCGGTTCACGCTTCACCGAGATCTTAAAACGGGGATCGCTCTCGAGCCGGGCTTTGAAGGAGGGCAACGCCTCCGGGTAGGCCAATCGGACCGTGATGGACGAAAACCCCGTGCGATGGAACGTGGCCATGAATTGCTCCGCATCGCCCCAGACCTCGGATTCAAATCCACTGCCCGCCGCCTCGAAAACGCCCACCACCGTCCACTCGCGATGGCCAAACCGCAGGGTCTCATGCAAGCGGGCCGTCGGAAACTGCTTGGCAACCTGCGCGCCAACAATCACTTCCGTCGTGCCCGGCGCCCAGGCTCGGCCTTGAGTGATCCGCACCTTCGGTCGAACGGCGAAGGCCACGGGGGAGGATCCGCGCAGCGAGAGACTGGCCAAGCTGCCCTCTGCCGGCTTGCGCAAGGTTAGCTGCAGAGCGATCTCGCTCACCGCCGCCGACTGGAGATCGGCCAACTGCACGATCTCAGGCTGAGAAGCCAGAATCTTGGCCTGGTCGCGCACAAGACGGCTTTCGATTTCCGACAGCGCGCCTTTGCTTAACAAGATGGCATTGGCCGGATCCCCAGTCTTTCCCATGGTCTGTTCCAACCCATGCGAGAGCATCAGAACCGCCACAAATACGAACACCACAAGCCCTAAGCCGGCCACGGTCAGCGACGTCGTCACGCGGCGAGCCCATAGATTGCGCAGACTGTACGCTCCCCACACCATCATACTGCCTCGCCGAGTTATCCTCGATGCCGCAATCCGTCCAGCGTCGTCATACGGATCAGACGAATCGCGGGCCACACCGCCGCACACACACCCACCGTCAGCATCATGCTCAGACAGACCCCGACCGTCTCGAATGTCATATCGTACGACGACACGGTTCCACCCCCGGCCACCATCGCGGCATACAATTGCGCCGCCGGATACAACAACCCCAATCCAAGACCGGCCCCGCTGACGGCTATCAACAGGGACTCCCCCAACACCAGCCCCACTAAATGACGCGGGCGAAAGCCCAGCGTCTTCATTACGCCGTATTCCCGAGTGCGCTCACGCACCGCCATCGCGAGCGCATTGATGAGCACCAACACCGCAATCCCATTCATGACCACGGAGAGCCAATACAAACCCTGCAACAATGCCCCCGAGCGCGCGACCCAGCCGGCGATAAAGGCCTGCTCCATCTCGGTTCTCGTCTCGGCAAACGAATTGGCAAAATTCGCGTCGATCGCTGCAGCGACAGACTGCGCGCGCGCTCCCGGCACCATGCTGGCCACATACCACCCCACCTGATCGCCCCGCTCCGGCGCCTCCTTCTTCAGCCTCTCGTTGGCATAGGCCCAATGCAGATAGAGCTCTCCGTTCCCCATGACATTTGGATTCGTACTCCGGAAGATCCCTCGCACCACCACCTCCCAGTCGCCCGGATACGCAGTGCCCTTGAGCGGAATCACATCGCCGACCTTCCAGCCGAATCGAGCGGCCAGTTTGTTCCCGATGATGCAGCCGCGCCGGTCTTGCAAAAGCGCCAGCCGCGCATCTTCATCGAGAACGATCTCTGGATACGTCTCGAAAAAGGTCGCCATATTTTCGGCAAACGACCCGAACGACTCTTTGGCATCGCGATACAGGCCGCCGAACACATTGCCGTAATGCACCAACCGGACGCCGTGAATGACGGCGATGCGCTCTTTGTACGAGACTGGCAACGTCAGCGCATCCGACATCGCATGGACCGTGATCAACCGGTCTTTGGACGCCGTTCGCACCGCGCGCTGCCATTCGTCCAGCGTGAGCCGAAGCAGTCCGAATGCCAGCACCACCATCGCCAACCCGCCGATCGTCAACGCCAGCCGCACTGGCCGCCGCACCGTATTGCGCAGCATCAAACGAAACAGCATCATGGCGGACTTTCCAAGACGCCTTTTTCAAGGTGCCGAATCATCTGCGCCCGCTCGGCCGCGCGAGGATCATGAGTCACCATGACGATGGTCTTGCCCAGCTCCCGATTCAAGCGCGCCAGCAGGGTCAAGATATCTTCCGCCGATTCACGGTCAAGATTACCCGTCGGCTCGTCCGCCAAAATCATCGTCGGGTCGCTGACGATCGCGCGAGCCACGCCCACCCGCTGCTCCTGGCCTCCGGAAAGCTGGCGGGGATAGTGATCCATCCGGTCCGCCAATCCGACCAGGCGCAACGCGGTCTTCACATGCTCGGCTCGCTCTCGGCGCGAGAGATGCGTGAGCGCGAGCGGCAACTCGACATTTTCGGCGGCGGTCAAGACCGGAATCAGATTGTAAGTCTGAAAGACATAGCCGATGTGGCGGGCCCGCCATCGCGCCAGGCCGCCTTCAGATAAGTCATCCAGCCTGGTGCCGGCCACCACGACCGATCCACTCGTCGGCCGGTCGATCCCGGCCATCAAATTGAGTAAGGTACTTTTCCCGGATCCGGACGGTCCCATGATCGCGAGGAACGTACCGGCGGGAATAATGAAGGACAGGTCCCGCAACACGGACACGTCCGTGCCCCCTCGGGAGTAGGTCTTCGTGATGTGACTGAGCGCGACGACCGGATCAACCACGTTGGAGGCCCTTACGAAGCGCGCCGTTGAATGGCCACCGCCGCGCCGGAACGAAGATCCGCCGCAGGCGCCACAATGACCTCGTCCGATTGAGACAGCGGCCCGCGCACCGGCGTCATGGCGGCCACAGACGCGCCGGCCTGCACCGCTGTTTCCACCACCCGGCCGTCGCGGACGAGCAGCACCACCGAGCGCCCCTCGCGCGTCACCACGGCGCTGGAAGGCACGCCCCACTGGTCCACAGGAGCAGGCGCGCCGGGAAGCGCGCCAAAGATCACCTTCGCACTCAGTTCAGGACGCACACGGTCGTCCAGCTCGACAAACCGCACGCGCGTCATGACTGTGCCCTTCGCCCGGTCGGCAATCGGCATCACCTGCGCCACTTCGCCGCGATAGCGATGATCCGGCACCGAATCCAATTGAATCTCAGCCGACTGGCCGGCCTGCACACCCTGAATCATCGACTCTGACACCTCGGTATCGACCATGACCGAACTCATGTCCGCAATCGCCACCACCGACCCGCGCGAGAGGGTCGAGGCCGCCATCGGCGCCACGACTTCACCGACCTCGGCAAACTTCTTGACGACCGTGCCGTCAAACGGCGCCCGGATATTGGTGTTCTCGACCTGCACCTCGGCGGATTGCCGTTCAGCCACGGCCGCACTGACAGCCGCCTCTGCAGACGTCACGGCAGCGGCCGCCCGGCGAAGCCGAGCGTTGGCCATGTCATATTCCGACTGAGTAGCAAACCCCTGTTCGAGCAGCGATTTCACCCGGTCAAAATGGAGCGTCGCTTCCTGCAACTCCGGTTTCGCCGTCGCGAGCTGCGCCCGCGCCACATCCAACTTGGCCAGCGCCTGCTGGCGCAAGGCGTCCATGTCCGTATGTTCGAGCCGGGCGATCACTTGCCCTTCCTTCACCCGATCGCCGACTTTCACATCGAGAAACTCGAGACGTCCCGTGCCTTTGGACGCAATTGACGCCTGCCGTTGCGCAACGACATAGCCGGTTGCCGCCAATCCCGCTGAGCCGCCCGCCGGCATCCGAACGACCGCAGCGACGTCCACGGTGACGCCGGATTGAATCAGTCCGGCTTTCCACGCTGCCCCGGCGGCACCGATCAACAATAGGAGCAACAACCAGCGCCGCCCGTGGCGGAACGGTCGCGGGTCATGGGCTCCAGGGCGTGGAATGCTTAGCCCGTCCAAGTCGGCATCATGGAGACTGGATCGGCGCGGCGGGATCGGAGCCGGTTCAGGTGTCATTGGAGTCGTCATGGCATCGTCCTTATGTTTCGGGCTGAAATCTACCATAGCTGCTTCCCCATACTCACGGATACTCCCACGGCTGAAGTCTTTCCTGTCATGAACATCGTCACTGGGCTATCATGCCTGCTGAGTGTGGGCTCGCTTCCGCCCGCGCCGCTTGCGCCACCACATGAGGAATCCGGTCGCATAGATCACCGGACAGGCCAGTCCGCTCACGAAGACCAACAGACGGCCGGGCATTCCGAAGGCCTGGCCGGAATGCAAGGGCCACTGCCAATCGAGAAACGTTTCTCCGGCACTGCGACGCGTATCGGGCGCGCGCACATCCACGAGGGCTCCGCTGTATTGATCGATGCTCACGATGCGTTCAGACCAAAAATTACTCAGCCCCGGCACAGCCTGCCGTCCAACCTGATAGACCCCGGTTGCATCTTCCGGCATGGAAATCGAACTCAGCCGACCCTCCGGATAACGGGCCGCCGCCAACGCCACCGCCTGCTCCGGGCTGATGGGGCTACCCCCGTCCAGCGGTTTCGACTGCGGGGCTTGGGCAGGCCCGCGAGTGGCCGGGGAAAACAGCTGCGTCACCCAGACGATCGGCTCGGCCCAATTCATATAGGCCCCTGACAGCAGCACCGCCCCAATCGCCAGACAGAGATAGAACGACAACGTCTTATGCAGATCGAACAGGAACCGGAACGGCGTCGCCGGCCGTCGAATGACGAAGGCCTGCCGCCATCGACCATTCACCGGCCACCAGACAATGAGACCTGTCATCAAGGACAACATCAGCAGCCAGGCCGAAACCGCCGCGACCGTCACCCCCGTCACACCGATGAATAATTGAAAGTGCAACGCGAACACGGCGTCCATGAAATACTCCGGCACCCACTCATCAGCTCCATAGCTACGTACCCCCGTCACACTCGCCCGATAAGGATCGATAAAAATCCGCTGCCAGGCCTTGGACGGCTGTTCGACATAGACGGCAAACACCCGTTCGCGAGCCGTCGCGCCGTACACCTGCGTCACGCGACTTCCCGGCGCTGCGGCCTGCATCGCCGCCGCCAGCATCTCGCCAAGCGGCCGATGCCCATCCTGGCCTGGCGAAGGCACCCGCACGGTCAGAAGATCGGGATTCAACCGCTCGTCGATCTCTTGCCAAAACACGAGCACACTGCCAGTCAATCCAAAAACCACTAACAGCGCGCCGACAACAAGCCCCAGATACAAATGCACTCGCACCCACAGCGCGCGCCAGATACGGGCTCGATTAATCTGCATCGCACCGGTGCCCGTCTGGCCAACAGGCACAGCAGGCGGCATCTCTGTCACCGTCTCCCGTGCCATCCGGCTAAAACTCCATCTTGAGCGAACCCATGAAGAAACGCGGCGTGCCGATATCGATTCGACTTCGGCCAAATCCTGTGCTGCTCGGGAAATACTCCTGGCCAAGCACATTATCCACATTCAATTGCGCCGTCAGTCTGGTCGGCCCGACACGCATGGCGTAACTCGTCATTAGATTGACGAGCGCATACCCCGGCATCTGGTAGTCGTTCTCCAGATTTCCTTCCCGAGCCCCGCGGGCCAGCACCCCCGCTCCCATCTTCCACCCCTTGAGGCCCGGCTCCTGGAATCGATAGGTCGCCCACACACTGCCCGCATGTTTCGGGACATTGGGAAAGCGATGCCCGACCGTGCTGTCGTTCATCTTGGTAATTTCCGAATCGGTATAGGCATAGGTCGCGATCACGTCTAATCCCGGAAGCACTTCCCCGGTCAGATCCAGTTCGATGCCCTTATTGCGCGCTTCGCCCGTTTGCACCGAGAACCCCAAGGCCGCGAGAGCCGGATCGGGATGGCCCGTGGCAATGTTCTGCTTCGTCAGCTCAAACCAGGACAGCGTCGCCATCCATCGCCCCTCGAAGAACTCGGTCTTGATCCCCGCCTCCCACTGCTGAGACGTTTCAGCTTTGAGCGGCGCCCCGGTCACACCTAGCGCCCCGATATTCGGCACTCCGAATCCCTCGACATAGTTGCCGTACAACGCCAGCGCCTTGATCGGCTGCCACAGCAAGCCCACGCGCGGCGTAATGGCGGATTGCCGGCTACTCAAGACCGTCTGCACACCGCCGAACGTATTGTCGCTGGTGATCTCCGCGTTGTCATACCGCAGACCCGCTAAGAGATGCAGGTGAAACGGCAAGGCCACCTGATCCTGCAGATACAGTCCGAACCATTTCTCCTTCAGTTTGAACGCAAAGTCATCCGCCGGATCCGCAAGGGGACTTCCACTATGACTGGGAGTAAAAATATTGATGGATGGAAATGCGAAGTTATCGACAATCATCCCGGTATTCTTGAACTGATAGTAATCTCCTCCCACCAAGAGTCGATGAGTGAGTCCAAACGTGTCGAAGTGACCTGTGAGATCGAGACTCGTCGTATACGTGCGATGCTTGTTCCCTTGAAATCCGGCGAAAAAGCGATCCAGCGTTTCGTTGTCCGCTTGCAGCGCCAGCGGCAACACCACCTGATCATCCTCCTTCGTGGATTGCACATAGGCCCGGTGCTGGATCTTCCACTGGCTGTTGAACGCATGCGACCAGTTGAATCCGGCCAACAGGCCTTCGTAGGTGGCCTTGGCAAAGGATTCGCCCAGGTTGCGTTCGATTGGCAGACTGGCCGGACGGGAGCCAAGGGCCACCGTCCCATACTCCGGCCGCACCGTGCCTTTGCTGTACTCTCCGTCGAAGGTGATCTGCGTGCGCTCGCTCACGGTCCATTGCACCACCGGCGCGATGAACAGCTTCTTGTCATCGACAAACTCTCGAAACGAGCCCTTGTTCTCAGAGGATAGATTGAAGCGATACCGCAGCGACCCCGATTCGTTCAGCTTGCTGGTCGCGTCCAACGCCGTGCGGTAGAAATCGTAGGATCCGACCTGCTGCTGAATGGAATAGTACGATTCTTCCAGCGGCTTCTTCGTGACGAGATTGATCATGCCGCCGGGTTGGATCCGGCCATAGAGGATGGAGGCCGGGCCCTTCAATACCTCGATTCGTTCAAGATTCGCCATTTCTCTGCGGCCCGTTTGCGTCAAGGCCGACTGGAATCTGGTCCCTTCTCGATAGTAATCGAATGTGTCGAATCCTCGAATCGTGAACGACTCCACGAGACCGAACGACTGATTGGCAAACACCCCGCTCACATTGTTCAGCGCATGATCCAGCCGCGTCGTCTGTTGATCTTTCAAGACCTGCTGCGGGACCACCTGAACCGAAAACGGCGTCTCCATAATCGGCGTGTCCGTCTTGGTCGCCGTCGTCGCCTGGGCCACCTTGTACGACTCGCGCTGCGCCGTGACCTGCACCGGTTTCATTTCAAGCGTCGGGATATCTCCCTCGGTTGGAATCGGTGCCTCCGCCGGCGATAGAGGCAGTGGCACGGGAGGCACGACCGGGGCCTCAGTAGGCGCTGGCTCGGCGGGCTTAGGCGCTTCGACTGTTTCAGTCGATGGAGGCGGCGGCGCTTCACTGTTTTGCGGCGGCACCGGCTTGATCGGTCCGATGCAGGCCGTCACCACCGTGAGACACAGACACCCGGCAAGCATGCGCCCGATTGCCGCCAGGCTGGCGACTCGCTCTTTCGTCATGCGGGTTGAAACACATCGAGATACAGAGAATGATGAGATCGACATACCTTCCTCTTCTGCGCACACCGGCCTCTAGGCGTACACGACCACGTCTGGGAGCCGGGGCGCAGCCACGTTCGATGCCGCTCATGCGTGGCAAAGGAGTACCCAGCCTGTATCCAGACCGGTCCCTTCCGGTCTCTCAGACCAGAGCGACTCGCCACATCAGCAGCGTCAGACGCAGCGCGCGTCCAGCTCGTGCATGTTGAATGATGATCAAAAACGGCAATCAGGAGATGCTGACAGGAGGGCCGCGGCTGTGGGCCGCAAGAGGGAAACGCGCTCGATACGACACGAGTAGCAGCACAAGTGGCACAAACACCGACACGATGATCGGAAGCCGCGGAATATCCGGCAACACGAACGCCGCCTCATCTCCAGTAACGAAACAGGCCCAGTCCGTAAGGGGCGTCGCCGAGACCCGGCCATGGCGACAGGAGTTATGG
Proteins encoded in this region:
- a CDS encoding conserved membrane protein of unknown function (Evidence 4 : Unknown function but conserved in other organisms; MaGe:77309382): MARETVTEMPPAVPVGQTGTGAMQINRARIWRALWVRVHLYLGLVVGALLVVFGLTGSVLVFWQEIDERLNPDLLTVRVPSPGQDGHRPLGEMLAAAMQAAAPGSRVTQVYGATARERVFAVYVEQPSKAWQRIFIDPYRASVTGVRSYGADEWVPEYFMDAVFALHFQLFIGVTGVTVAAVSAWLLMLSLMTGLIVWWPVNGRWRQAFVIRRPATPFRFLFDLHKTLSFYLCLAIGAVLLSGAYMNWAEPIVWVTQLFSPATRGPAQAPQSKPLDGGSPISPEQAVALAAARYPEGRLSSISMPEDATGVYQVGRQAVPGLSNFWSERIVSIDQYSGALVDVRAPDTRRSAGETFLDWQWPLHSGQAFGMPGRLLVFVSGLACPVIYATGFLMWWRKRRGRKRAHTQQA
- a CDS encoding Ferrichrome-iron receptor (MaGe:77309383), encoding MSISSFSVSRCVSTRMTKERVASLAAIGRMLAGCLCLTVVTACIGPIKPVPPQNSEAPPPPSTETVEAPKPAEPAPTEAPVVPPVPLPLSPAEAPIPTEGDIPTLEMKPVQVTAQRESYKVAQATTATKTDTPIMETPFSVQVVPQQVLKDQQTTRLDHALNNVSGVFANQSFGLVESFTIRGFDTFDYYREGTRFQSALTQTGRREMANLERIEVLKGPASILYGRIQPGGMINLVTKKPLEESYYSIQQQVGSYDFYRTALDATSKLNESGSLRYRFNLSSENKGSFREFVDDKKLFIAPVVQWTVSERTQITFDGEYSKGTVRPEYGTVALGSRPASLPIERNLGESFAKATYEGLLAGFNWSHAFNSQWKIQHRAYVQSTKEDDQVVLPLALQADNETLDRFFAGFQGNKHRTYTTSLDLTGHFDTFGLTHRLLVGGDYYQFKNTGMIVDNFAFPSINIFTPSHSGSPLADPADDFAFKLKEKWFGLYLQDQVALPFHLHLLAGLRYDNAEITSDNTFGGVQTVLSSRQSAITPRVGLLWQPIKALALYGNYVEGFGVPNIGALGVTGAPLKAETSQQWEAGIKTEFFEGRWMATLSWFELTKQNIATGHPDPALAALGFSVQTGEARNKGIELDLTGEVLPGLDVIATYAYTDSEITKMNDSTVGHRFPNVPKHAGSVWATYRFQEPGLKGWKMGAGVLARGAREGNLENDYQMPGYALVNLMTSYAMRVGPTRLTAQLNVDNVLGQEYFPSSTGFGRSRIDIGTPRFFMGSLKMEF
- a CDS encoding hypothetical protein (Evidence 4 : Unknown function but conserved in other organisms; MaGe:77309384), whose translation is MNHLLRLMHSTRSSNRAPLLVCLIACLLVGIRAVASMICSACFLDLEQPLTRTFHLHSGGDHNSCRHGRVSATPLTDWACFVTGDEAAFVLPDIPRLPIIVSVFVPLVLLLVSYRARFPLAAHSRGPPVSIS